The region GAGCAACGAATACCAGTGGCTCTTCACGCCCACAAAAACGGTCGtctacataaaaataaatataaacaaaacgCGAGCAAAGTCacataaacaataaaaactttacGTACATTACCTTAGCAATTAACAGTCGCCAAACAGTGGCTGCCAAACCCCCGTCAGCATGTCGCAACAGTGGCTCCCAAACTGTGCCAGGCACCTAGCTTACCTGGCGGGGATCTTGCTGATTGCCGCTCACCTGGCGCACGCCTCCAGCCAGATCGATGTGGATGCAGATCTCAAGCACACGCTGGGCCGTTGCCAAAAGGCAGACGAGGATTTCAACGAGTGCATGCGGCAGGTGTTCAACGATCTGAGGGCCTACTTCACCACAGGTGAGTGGGATTTGGATCACGGGCCAGCGCTGATGGGGCAACTCTTTCAGGTGTGCCCGACTACAACATCAAGCCCTTTGACCCGCACCACTGTACCTACGTCGAGCTGCGGCGAGGTGACTCCCATGGCCTGGGCAGCTTTCGGCTCATCTTGCGCAATGTCTCCGAGTTCGGGTGGGCGCGATCCGAGGTGACCAAGTTCCATGCCGATCCCGAGGACAGGCGCATCGTGTACGCCCAGTATTTCCCGGAGAAAAGCCTGGAGGGCGAGTACGAGTTCGCCGCCAAGATGCTGGGCACGGATATGAGCCGAAAAGGCCATTGGAACCTCACCCTCTACGACTACAGGTGAGCAGAGCGTGgtacttaaaatatttcccaagCCGTGCTGTCAACATGGCAATTGTTTTGACTCCGCTGCGCCCAGGTTGACAACAACCATCAGCTCACCTTAATTTTTCCCTCCGCAGTCAAACCACCAGCGTGCGACGCATCGGGGACCCGGGCTCGCTCATCAAGGTCCACGTCGAGGTGGATCGCATCGGCGGCATGGAGCTGCACATCGAGAATCTGCTGCAGGGACAGCCACTGAACCAACTGGCCGATGGCGTCATCAACAGCATGTGGCAGCTGGGCTTGCCGTTCATCAAGCCCATGATAAACGAGCTGGTCAGCACGGCATTCACGGACATTTTCAACGAGTCCTTCCGCTACTTTCCGCTCGAGAAGTTCCTCGCCACGTGACCTCGTCTAGTTTTTCGCATTTGTTTTGTAGTATTTTTAATGGATCTTATGACAAAGGCTAGTTAATTAAACACCTAGTAGACATCTGCCAAAGTACTGGCGATCAACTCGTTGTGGGGTCGCGGTGTGGGCGGCTGCAGGGACATGATGGCCAGGGAGCGGCCAAAGAGCTTGCGCAGCGAGATGATCACGTAGGAGGAGCTCTGCAGCTGCTGGTCCACGGTCTCGTAGAGGAGCTGGTAGGCCTGCTCCAGCTCCGGCGTTAGTGTGGCTAGAATATGGAAAGAGTGAACATGAGTCTCCAATTTAAGTTTGGGTTAAAGTGATTTGTTTCTTTTCACTTACGtttctgctgcagctgctgcttgcCAAGGTCGAACATGAATCGCAGGTAGCAGAGCTGATTGTACAGGTCCCGCTCCGTATACTGACGCAGCAGGCTGCCGCTCCGGCACTTCTGGCACACGGGTCGGCGCATGTCCTTCCTcagcgtgtgtgtgcgggtgttGTAGTTGCAATCCGGGTGATCGCAGACCAACCAATTTTTGTAGAACCGCTGCACATACCGCCGAATGGCGAGTTGCAACTGATTGCGGACGCTGGCCAGGTACTGAACCGGTGCCGTTTGGCACTCGGGATTCGCGCATTGCTGCAGCACGGCGATGTGCGAACTGCTGGGCCCAGGGCGGTAGGCGCTGGCCATCAGCTGCTCCGTCTTGCAGGCGATGCACTGGAAGCGGAACGGTTCGCAGAGGCGGTACAACTGGAGGGTCGTCTTGATGAGGGATTCGCCCTCCGACTGCTCCGTATTCTCTCGCTGGACTCTAAAAAGGGAATGGAAATACATAAAAGGATTATGTGGAAAGTTAAAAATGAGATTATGACGCACCTCTGTGCATTCTGTCGGAACTTGCTGGGATCCATGCCCAGGCACTCGGCGATGCGACTCGCGTCGGTTCCCTCCAGCACCTCAACCATGCGCGTGACCACCGGGTGTACCTGGTGACCCAGGTAGTAATTCGTGTCCAGCTGGAGCTTCTTATCCTCGCTACTCTTGAGCTCATCCAAGTGGTAGGCTCGCTGCATGGCGGCATTTGTGGTGCCATCCAAGCAGATCACATAGTCCACCATGTCGCCCTTCTTGTACCGCCTGTTGCGCTCCCGATTCATGCGAAGGGCCACCTGGACATGGGGTAGTGAAGCACTGTTGGCGTATTCCTGGGGAGCCCGAGTAAGCTGCTTGGTGATGACAAACAGGGGCAGAGGGACGGCACCCTCGgctatttgatttttgatctTTTCCAGTTGGGAGTGAACTGCCTCGAGTTTTTCTTCCAGCGGTTTTTCGGCCAGCACTTCATCGAGTACCGCTTTGCCCACCATCACCGCCAGCTGGGACCAGTCTCGACGAACTATATCCAGACCCTTGTGCTCCTGCTCCCGTTTCAGGTTGCCCTTGGAATCCTTGCTCAACTTAACTGCAgcatatttctttttcttgAGCAACAGCAAGCAGCCAAAGACTCCATCGATGTCCAACTCCAGCTGCTTGTACAGTTTATTCACACTCTGCTTGATGCTGTGACCGATCTTGTAGACCTGATCGTAGTCTGTAATGTTGGTATTGATCATGAGGGAGTCTGTGTCGCCATAAACCACGTCGTAGTTCAACTTTTGTACGAGTTGTTGGGTACTCGTGAGGATCTCTCTGCCCTTGTGGGTGACCAGAGCAGCCAAGTGTTGGGCAAAGAACCGGGAGTGGGCAAATCCCAAGCAACCATACATGGAGTTGGCGGTCAGTTTCAGAGCCATCTGTCGAATGTGGTACTGCATCTGGAGTTCGGGCGAAAGATCAGGCGCTGCCATTAGCTTCTTCACCTCCTTTCGCGATTCCACCAAGCGTTTCAGCTGAAGGGGTAGTATGCCAGCCTCTGTCTTCGAATCCGGAAGAGTGGGCAGCTCGTCCGCATCCACAGGCTGTTGGACAGTGGTGAAGCATATGTTGTACTCCTGAATGATGCTTGGATACAGCGAGTTGAAGTCCATCAGCAGCACATACTTTTCGTAGAGACCCCGCATGGGTTCCAGCACCAAGCCACCAGCATAGGCTGCCTTTTTCTTGGCTGCCAAAGTTGCATCAGCGCCGGAGAATGTGCCCTCGAGATCTCCAGCCGGACCACGTTTGGAAGTAGGCTTCTTATCCGGCACTATGTAGTTCTTCTCATGGAAAGCGTGCAGCAGCAGGAACTCATTCCGCTCAGAGCGACCTCCTTGAAGGGTCCTGGTCATCGTGTTGCCACAAATGTTGGTGATTTGCAAGGCCAGCGGCATTATATTCAGCTCACACATCAGCCTCAGCAAGTAGGAGTTATCCTGCATCGTGAGCGAAATGAGCTTGGTGATGCTTTCTCCCTTTTCATACATCTCCAGAAGATCATCGGCATTCACCTCCATTCTCTCAGACTCCTTGAGCTTTAGAACTTGCTTGCAAAGGGTTTGAAGATCATAGGATCTGGCTCTTATACACTCCTCCGCCGAACGCTTCACATCGCAAACCATTCTGCCCACAAAGTGATCCAGCAAGCGCTTGCCGAACGACTGGGTCATCCTAAGGCGCCCCATTCGAGACCATTGGGGGATCTTCAGGGCCACAATTTGATCGGTAATAACATTCAGTTGACAGTCCATGGAGTCGAAGGTTACAATGAGATCGGCGTCTATTTGCTGGTACTGGGCTAAGAACCAACTCAAAAGGGCTCGCTCCGAATCGTGCTTATATATCTTTGTGGATTTATACTTGGCTATCTCAAAGTTCAGGTCCAAGGGCCAACTAACCACCGCAGGGCGGGTCAAACCACACATGTGACGATTGAAAGCGGGCTGCGGGGCAGGGCGATCGATGTGGAATCGATTGTGGGTGAGCATGGAAATCATGCATATCTCATTTCTCGACGTTTTGGGATTCATCGAGGTGCGGACATTGAGTGCCAGTAGAGTTATGGGCGGTGGTGGCGCTGGCTTGCCCTTGTCTTGCACCAGTTCCACGTTCTTGGGTTCCGACAAGGTGACCTCCGTTTTGCACCAGCTCATGGGGGCAGGGCTCACCTTGAAGCCACTCACCTGCAACCAGCAGGGTCCCTTGATTTTCCGTTCCAGCAGGAATCGTTCCAAGGCATTGGTGGTGCCACCGAAAATGTGCGCTATGGAATTGTATTTCTTGCTAGCAGACAGATTGGGCAGTGGTTTCTTGCCGTCGTAGTGCACTTCCAGGTAATCGCAAGTCTGGGGCACTTCAATGCCGATGGCGTGGTGGGCGAAACTCTTGGTCACCTTGCGGGATCGGAAGGATTCCAGTTTTAGTTCGCTGGCCACCTCGCTGTCGAACTCCTTGTAGATGTCCGCCACGGTCACCTTTTGTTTGGTGGGCTCCTTCGAAATGGGGTCCAAGAGCTGTAAAATTGGATGGATGGATTTATAATTGGAATTTGTATAAAACCATTCTTGTTATTTTGGTACTTACAAATTGGCGGGGAAGCAAATACAGGACTCGGTTGATGTTCTGCACCCGCACACAGACGGACTTGCCATCGGCAGTGCGTCCGAAGAGGAAGACCTCGCCGGGCAGCTTGATTGGATCCTCCCAGGCCTCCCAGTACCAGAAGCGCAGCTGTTTCTCGGACGAGATGGGCGATTCCTGTTCGGCGGTGATAACGGACTTCTCAAAGTCATCGTCCATTTGGCAGATGGACTCCCAGTTGTTCAGCAGCTTGCTCATGTCCTCCGGCTCACTCTCCTTTGGGGAACTATTTAGATTCTTTTTGGAAGATACTTTTTCGgcttccttaagctgagttGTCTTTTCAGCTGATGTTTTGGCTTGGGCATCCTTCTCCTTGGGCTGCTCCTCCACATCGAATTGGTTTTCGTCGTCATCCAGACAACTGAAATCCATGTCGTTGTCGGAGAAGGGATCTTCCTTAGACTCTTTGGCAGGTGTCTTCTCGGGCAAAGGTTCCTTTTTAATCGGAGGAGCGGAGAAGAAGGCCACCTTTGTGTTCGGGACTGGAGCCTTGGGTTTCAGAATGCGCTCCAGCATCTCGTGGTCACTGCTGGCCTCCGCCTTCTTTCGCTCCTGCTCCTGAACTTTGATATTGTTGAGGAAGCTGTTCATGTACTCCTTGGCAGCGGCGGCGTCGGACTTTCGCGAGGCAACTGCTATTTTCGCCGGCGCGATAACTTTCTCCACTTTTTCTGAAGTCTCTGCAGGTTCTTCTTTGATTTCTCCCAATATATCAGCCAGGATGTCATCATCCTTCACACTGTTCTTGATGTCCGCCTTCTTGGGCACCGCATTGCTGAAGAGGTTCTTGATGGAGGCCTTTCCTTTGGCTGGTTTTTCGGCTTCCCGGGGCCTCTTTTTGCTGTGGGGTGCAACGCCCTTTCTTTTCTTGGAGTCTTTTCGATCCTCCTCGCCATCGGAGTACTCGTCTTCGTCCTCGAAGAAGTCCCGAAGGTCTTCTGCGTAGCCAGTGCCATCTGGAAAACGAAATATGAACCATGTTATTATATTGCTTGGAAAGTATGGGTGCTCCCAAGACCTCCGGTTCACTCACCCTCTTCGATCCAATCGTCGCCGTACTTTTCCTGCGCCCGCTTGGCGTACTCCCGCTCATCCACCACATCGTACACGTCGTCCACCTGGTCTTCCACCTGGCATTTGTTCTTGGTTCCCTTCAGCTGACGCAGTCGCTCCATGGCGGCGAACCTCCCATTTTTGTCTATTCGCTGCCGCTTGGCGCGGGGACCAGCTGGAAATAGATTGTCCTGGTAAGTATCATGTTCAAAGATGATAGCTAACCTACTTACAAGGTGATTCGGACATCGCAATAGGCTAATATTGATAGATTCGCCTTGTTGTGCTGCAGatctcatttattttatgaccAGGGAGGGAGACTGATTAAAGCGGGAATGGCGGGAAAATATCGATAAAAGCGAAACGATGATTTCAGAGTGGCCGGACCTTTGCAAAGTTAATAACAACAAAGCGATGTTTTCAGAGTTGCCGGACATCGGAAAGGCGATATATCGATAAGTTTGATTAATTCTCAGGTATAGCTACcactttatatattataagacTTATAAgagtttttagaaaaaatgttgtttttgttcAATTGCTTGTATCAAAGCTTAGAAGTTGGAGTTAAGCATGTGTGTTCTCCAAATTtttgcgcagcgcaagtttgttttagcAAGGTGCGACGCCCATAGTTTAAATCTACCTggtgtttttgaaaatgtttttacagtgtaaattaaaatttaaatcgtgATAATCACATTGTTCCTTTTTAAAGTTCTAACTATGGGCACGGGTTGCGTATTCTAATCGAGTTACCCCctgaagttttattttattttaaacggAGAGACGGGTACCTTGCAAGCCGAGGCATATTTTtccgattttaaattcaaataaaaaattacaatctCAGTCGTTGACCAGCCATAACCTAGGGCAATACTCTAGTTTACGGTCCTCACCCCCAAAATTCGCGAAAAAAATTATCCTCAACGGACCGCGAATTCTTAAGAATTTACATAAAGAAATAAGGGTGCGGTATGCCATGGTTCATTTTTAATCGAATTTCAAAGTTACTTTTTTTGCTATAAACATAAGGTAGCCTTTTCCATAACTTgctatacaaaatatattggcttttaaacgattttttataaaaaatcatgTAGGCTTTTGAATTTTTGTAATGCGAATACAAAATGTCATCGAGGCAGATGCCATCCAACTTCTTTCGCAAAGCGGAAGCCCCATGTGGGCAAGTACCACTTTAGGCCAAAAATTACCAATATCCATCTCCAGCAGAAGGAATgcttttttcattttgagaGTCTGTGGCCTAGTCCGCTTTTTGGGGAACAAAGCCATCTCGATTTTCTAAATAATGGatgtattttaatatgtaCTCGCTTCGGCGAAAATGGGACAGCACACGCTAATTGATTGAGTGTTTTTATGagattttgtgatttttgaacgTGGCATATCGTGATTTTTTTTACACACACCCCCTCTCTTACGCAACCGAATTCCGTATCAGCGAATTTTTCTTCCGTAAGAAATAAAAGTCGTAGTTGTAGTTTATGTGATTTTCTGTACTTTGCGCTTTTGGATTTTTTGAAGGGAAATTCATTTAAACTGTTATATCTAATACCATTATAAGGAAAAGTTTGTCGGTGCTTtccgattttttataataattttttttctatccaatatctatatattccatatctttaatttttgacGGCTTGACAGTAAGACCACGTTACCTAGATTGCACGCGAAATCTTTGGAATCCTTAATAACACTGCAAAGAGTAAGATTTTTGACTAGTGAAACTCTTAGCCGACCTGAGTACTAGACTTCTGGCGGGaagtcaaatttaaaaccaacAATTGTATTTGCTGGCAACCCTGCGCTGTAGGCACAGTGCTCTGTTAATGTTAAAGTGGCAACACAATGTTAACGGAGCACGTTACATTTCAAAAagttgaattttaaaacagaatATTTCTACTGCAACATTTCCGTTTTTGCAAGTGTTAATAATATAAACGTGATGACGATAAGAGGTGACATCATTTTACATTTGTAAGCCCCAAGTAAAAGACAAAAGCAGATTGGTTTTAtcgtattatattttatttattatttatcatgCATAATATTAGGCTTAAATAAgacattttattatagtttaaatacaat is a window of Drosophila biarmipes strain raj3 chromosome 3R, RU_DBia_V1.1, whole genome shotgun sequence DNA encoding:
- the LOC108031912 gene encoding circadian clock-controlled protein daywake; this translates as MSQQWLPNCARHLAYLAGILLIAAHLAHASSQIDVDADLKHTLGRCQKADEDFNECMRQVFNDLRAYFTTGVPDYNIKPFDPHHCTYVELRRGDSHGLGSFRLILRNVSEFGWARSEVTKFHADPEDRRIVYAQYFPEKSLEGEYEFAAKMLGTDMSRKGHWNLTLYDYSQTTSVRRIGDPGSLIKVHVEVDRIGGMELHIENLLQGQPLNQLADGVINSMWQLGLPFIKPMINELVSTAFTDIFNESFRYFPLEKFLAT
- the LOC108031911 gene encoding DNA polymerase alpha catalytic subunit; the encoded protein is MSESPSGPRAKRQRIDKNGRFAAMERLRQLKGTKNKCQVEDQVDDVYDVVDEREYAKRAQEKYGDDWIEEDGTGYAEDLRDFFEDEDEYSDGEEDRKDSKKRKGVAPHSKKRPREAEKPAKGKASIKNLFSNAVPKKADIKNSVKDDDILADILGEIKEEPAETSEKVEKVIAPAKIAVASRKSDAAAAKEYMNSFLNNIKVQEQERKKAEASSDHEMLERILKPKAPVPNTKVAFFSAPPIKKEPLPEKTPAKESKEDPFSDNDMDFSCLDDDENQFDVEEQPKEKDAQAKTSAEKTTQLKEAEKVSSKKNLNSSPKESEPEDMSKLLNNWESICQMDDDFEKSVITAEQESPISSEKQLRFWYWEAWEDPIKLPGEVFLFGRTADGKSVCVRVQNINRVLYLLPRQFLLDPISKEPTKQKVTVADIYKEFDSEVASELKLESFRSRKVTKSFAHHAIGIEVPQTCDYLEVHYDGKKPLPNLSASKKYNSIAHIFGGTTNALERFLLERKIKGPCWLQVSGFKVSPAPMSWCKTEVTLSEPKNVELVQDKGKPAPPPPITLLALNVRTSMNPKTSRNEICMISMLTHNRFHIDRPAPQPAFNRHMCGLTRPAVVSWPLDLNFEIAKYKSTKIYKHDSERALLSWFLAQYQQIDADLIVTFDSMDCQLNVITDQIVALKIPQWSRMGRLRMTQSFGKRLLDHFVGRMVCDVKRSAEECIRARSYDLQTLCKQVLKLKESERMEVNADDLLEMYEKGESITKLISLTMQDNSYLLRLMCELNIMPLALQITNICGNTMTRTLQGGRSERNEFLLLHAFHEKNYIVPDKKPTSKRGPAGDLEGTFSGADATLAAKKKAAYAGGLVLEPMRGLYEKYVLLMDFNSLYPSIIQEYNICFTTVQQPVDADELPTLPDSKTEAGILPLQLKRLVESRKEVKKLMAAPDLSPELQMQYHIRQMALKLTANSMYGCLGFAHSRFFAQHLAALVTHKGREILTSTQQLVQKLNYDVVYGDTDSLMINTNITDYDQVYKIGHSIKQSVNKLYKQLELDIDGVFGCLLLLKKKKYAAVKLSKDSKGNLKREQEHKGLDIVRRDWSQLAVMVGKAVLDEVLAEKPLEEKLEAVHSQLEKIKNQIAEGAVPLPLFVITKQLTRAPQEYANSASLPHVQVALRMNRERNRRYKKGDMVDYVICLDGTTNAAMQRAYHLDELKSSEDKKLQLDTNYYLGHQVHPVVTRMVEVLEGTDASRIAECLGMDPSKFRQNAQRVQRENTEQSEGESLIKTTLQLYRLCEPFRFQCIACKTEQLMASAYRPGPSSSHIAVLQQCANPECQTAPVQYLASVRNQLQLAIRRYVQRFYKNWLVCDHPDCNYNTRTHTLRKDMRRPVCQKCRSGSLLRQYTERDLYNQLCYLRFMFDLGKQQLQQKPTLTPELEQAYQLLYETVDQQLQSSSYVIISLRKLFGRSLAIMSLQPPTPRPHNELIASTLADVY